The genomic stretch GCTCTGGCTCTGGCCCTGGCTGAGAAGTACCGATAAACAGCAGGAGAAGATGGCGGAGACTGCAGCATGAGCTTACATTGCATAATGATTAATAAATGCATTCATGCAAAAAGCAAAGCAAGAGTTGTATTCTGGTTtgtttgtgattgtgtgtgtcaTATGTGAGAGTAGATCAAAAGTCACGTCTACAGCACAAAGCAGACTTAACAAATCAAGcaagttaaaggtgcagtgtgtggaATTGGTTTTATCTAgaagtgaggttgcagattgcaaccaagtgaaacttctcctgtgtgccgaCAAgggtgtaggagaactacagtggcagAAATGAAAACTTGAATTCTTCTTttctggtgattatacactaaagaaaacatacttattaatattatattccatttctgccaatagatcccccctaaatgctacacatgtTTCCCATTACAGCTGacacaattagttgattaattgattagtcaatcaATAGAAAATTAATCAGGAACTATTTTGAACATCGATTATTATCGTTTTAGACAATAACTCGAAACATCGGTTGTTTCCAGATTCTCCAATGTGAGATTTTGCTTCCTTTCtcagttttatatcattgtgaaTTGAATATCTGTTGGTGTGACAAAACAAGACGATTGAAGACGTCACCTCGGACCCatctttctgacatttaaagacttaacgattaattgattaatttacaaaacaacttttagttgcagccttatAATGTTAAACATTGGGATCAGTTTTAACATTTCCATATTTATCAGTttttagaaaacaaaagaaagtagaaacacataaaatagttttatatatttatatatgtgtgtgtatatgtatatatgtatgtacagtatatatgtatgtgtgtgtatatatacatatatatatattacatatgttGTATCTgtacaaatttaaaaatgttggtgGAGTCAATATTTTTCTCAGAATAATAGAATGGATTAACTTCCTATGTgacattagtaaaaaaaaatccctctcAGCCATGACTAACGagttcatgttttattattattattattattattatatatataaatatattgtgtatatatatatacacacatatatatatatatagttatatatatatatatatatatataactatatatatatatatatatataaaaaacatatatatatagtattaaaatgtattaaatatttaacttttgacatttgcttAATGATATTCATGAAGCAGAAGACTGCTAGAATAACTGTGACTTTAGAAACAGTAAAGCTGATATTTGCCAACTTTtccctttaaaatgtatttttcatgagCATTTAATGGCAACAGTTCAGTCTGTGGAgctttctttttatacatagGCAACCTGCACTGTTTCCTCTATAATTAtaccaacaataacaacaacagtatTATAATCAAAACATTGTttggttgatttatttttatataggcGACGGTGGTTCATCTTCAATACCTCATGTTTTTTAACTGGGCTatcttttttaaagataatttatCCCCTGGTACCACATTTCATCAGCGCTATTGTTCCTCATTGTGTGTCTAAAGACCAGTCTtgatatctttttttaatctcaaatacattttttggggGTATAATTACAGACAAACAACTTGTTAGatttgcatattgttttatttgcttttgagacaaaaacaaagagcttTTAATGATCAGCATGTGATGGTCTTCTGTTGCAGCTCTCTAGTGGTACTGCCTTCCCAGAGAGGCCACCACCACGGTCAGGAACTTCTGGAAAGCTGCCTGCTTTTCACCAGTGAAGGCATTACCCAACCGACCAGCAACCACAATGGTCAGGCAGTCAGACAGGAGCTGCAACACAACAAGCATcagaaaaaacatcaacaacatgaaAGGTTGGTCGTTTCTTGAATAATCGTTGAACATGAATAGTTTCCACAACTTTACCCTGAAGTTGTCGGGGTCCACGTGCAGTTTCTCCGAGTGCAGCACGCTCAGCTCGGCGTAGGTTTCCTTGATGTTGTCCATGTTCTTCAGTCCCCGGTCCAGACCGTGGAGGATAGTTGTTCCGTGTTTAGCAACCATTGGATTTCCAATGATAGCAGCAGCGTTGTAGAGGTTTCCAAAGTTACCAAAATACCTCTGAGTCCAGGGGTAGACGACCAGACACCTGAGGAGACAAGTAAACATCAATGATAGAGGGTTAGATTAGAAGATGAAATCTGTgtgccaagaaaaaaaaaaaaaagtgattatcTGAAACATATCGtacacaataacaaaacataatcCTGATCCCTAAATATAGTCAAGGGTTTCACAAAAATTATGTCTTGAACACGCCCTTTGCAAAATTGTAAAGACTCACCTGGAAAGAGCTGCAGGGCCCACGACCTCATACTCCATGTTGGAGAAGATTTCCTGGATGGTGGCGCGCTCGAAGTCTGTCCATTCAACCATTTTGACGGCTTTAGGTTTTCCTGTGCAAGTCAGTAGACCCTGTGCTCTCTGACACCAGAAGCAACTTTTAAAGCAACCCTGCTCCCCTCCCACAAGCAGGCGATTGGATGCGCGGTGGGCTGGACAAGTACTTTGTTATGAATTTGGAAGAATGATAAGAGGAGGGCGTACCTGCTCCACCTAGATTATCTCCTGAGATAGAAGAAATGCTAAGAGTCTGGCCTCAAACAATACCCCTCATGGCCCCACAGAGCCCAGCCATTTATCAATGCAAAGTAAATACCAAGTGTGTTTTAAGAGGCAATAATGTGAAAACTGTTTTCAATCTTTACTGaggcttatttattttttatgccaGTATCTTTTGGTCACACAGGCGCAAATTCAAGAGATCACAAAGAGTTGGCAGAGAACCACAGCCTGATATATTGACATagatgacaaataaaaaaatgacagtttgtTTCTCGGAGACAGACAATGGAACAATAACGGCTGAATTACAGCTGAACCTGAATCCTGCACATCAGTGTGAAAAACGGCTCCCACCTCCCTGGAGGTCCCAGCATCAGCACCTTGGACAGCGATCTTTAAATTGAACTGCAGAATGTTGAATGATCACCTGAATCATTTCTTCTTTCAGTGCAGTGCAAACATtagttgtactttacttgaacattttgatttcatgctactttctacttctactccactgcttttactccactacgtttatttgataactttagttactttgcagatgtAGATTATTAactaataactatatataactaataacagcagtatataaagtaattaaaattagcCCCACTTTTACCAATGATTAttacatcaataattataaccCAGTGATTAATATATATGAATCTGAAATAGTcatgctacttttacttttgggactttaagcatattttgatgctaatacttatttactttaataagattttgaatgcaggacttttacttgtaacagagtatgtttacaCTGTATTAtagctacttttactcaagtaaaatatctgagtccttcttccaccactgtgtcAGTGACATTTAGATTGTATTTCTTAAGTATACAAATAATGCAGATGATTTGAAAATATTGTGTCAAATTCAAAGAAGCTCCAGAGTCATCATGACAAGATTTTTTGTTTATCTCGTGGAGGCTGCACCCCAACACGCCTTGCGCAGCATATCTTGGAGGAGGTTCTGGGTGTGTCCATGCTTTGTTTCAAGTATAAAAACCTTCACTGTTTGGGCTCATCACGGCATTCAGCTACACTCATTCAACCGACAAGATGACCAGTCTCACTGCTAGGGATAAGGACACAGTCAGAGCCTTCTGGGGTAAGGTCTCTGGAAAGGCGGAGGACATCGGCACCCAAGCTGTGGCCAGGTAAATATAACCAAAAACTGATGCTCCaacatttattgattaatttataTACGCATCACTCACTCGCTTTATTTTCCCTCCAGGATGCTGGTGGTGTACCCGCAGACCAAGACTTACTTCGCCCACTGGAAGGACCAGAGCCCCACCTCTGCCTCTGCAAAGAAGCACGGAATAACCGTGATGGGTGGAGTTGCAGATGCTGTGACCAAAATTGACGACCTGAAAGGAGGTCTTCTGAACCTCAGTGAGCTGCATGCCTTCACTCTGCGTGTGGACCCTGCCAACTTCAAGGTGCAGAGCCAAAGTTATTTCAATATAATAGTCTGTAATGTATATGAAGTGTTCCTCACACTTAGGGCGCTGAGGAGATAAAAACTACATATATGTAACATGTGTGATTGTCTTTGTCACAGATTATCTCCCACTGCATCCTTGTGGTCATGGCCATCATGTTCCCCACCGATTTCACCCCTGAGGTCCACATGTCTCTGGACAAGTTCCTGGCTGCTCTGGCTCTGGCCCTGGCTGAGAAGTACCGATAAACAGCAGGAGAAGATGACGGAGACTGCAGCATGAGCTTACATTGCATAATGATTAATAAATGCATTCATGCAAAAAGCAAAGCAAAAGTTGTATTCTGGTTTGTTTGTGATGGTGTGTGTCATATGTGAGAGTAGATCAAAAGTCACGTCTACAGCACAAAGCAGACTTAACAAATCAAGcaagttaaaggtgcagtgtgtggaATTGGTTTTATCTAgaagtgaggttgcagattgcaaccaagtgaaacttctcctgtgtgccgaCAAGgctgtaggagaactacagtggcagaaatgaaaacttgaattcttattttcaggtgattatacactaaagaaaacatacttattaatattatattccatttttgccaatagatcccccctaaatgctacacatgtTTCCCATTACAGCTGacacaattagttgattaattgattagtcaatcgATAGAAAATTAATCAGGAACTATTTTGAACATCGATTATTATCGTTTTAGACAATAACTCGAAACATCGGTTGTTTCCAGATTCTCCAATGTGAGATTTTGCTTCCTTTCtcagttttatatcattgtgaaTTGATATCTGTTGGTGTGACAAAACAAGACGATTGAAGACGTCACCTCGGACCCgtctttctgacatttaaagacttaacgattaattgattgatttacaaaacaatttttagttgcagccttatAATGTTAAACATTGGGATCAGTTTTAACATTTCCATATTTATCAgtttttagaaaacaaaaaaagtagaaacacataaaatagttttatatatgtgtgtgtatatgtatatatgtatgtacagtatgtatgtatgtgtgtgtatatatacatatatatatattacatatgttGTATCTgtacaaatttaaaaatgttggtgGAGTCAATATTTTTCTCAGAATAATAGAATGGATTAACTTCCTATGTgacattagtaaaaaaaaatccctgtcAGCCATGACTAACGagttcatgttttattattattattattatatatataaatatattgtgtatatatatacacacatatatatatatatagttatatatatatatatatatatataactatatatatatatatatatatatataaaaaacatatatatatagtattaaaatgtattaaatatttaacttttgacatttgcttAATGATATTCATGAAGCAGAAGACTGCTAGAAAAACTACGACTTTAGAAACAGTAAAGCTGATATTTGCCAACTTTtccctttaaaatgtatttttcatgagCATTTAATGGCAACAGTTCAGTCTGTGGAgctttctttttatacataagCAACCTGCACTGTTTCCTCTATAATTAtaccaacaataacaacaacagtatTATAATCAAAACATTGTttggttgatttatttttatataggcGACGGTGGTTCATCTTCAATACCTCATGTTTTTTAACTGGGCTatcttttttaaagataatttatCCCCTGGTACCACATTTCATCAGCGCTATTGTTCCTCATTGTGTGTCTAAAGACCAGTCTtgatatctttttttaatctcaaaTAAATTTTTTGGGGGTATAATTACAGACAAACAACTTGTTAGatttgcatattgttttatttgcttttgagacaaaaacaaagagcttTTAATGATCAGCATGTGATGGTCTTCTGTTGCAGCTCTCTAGTGGTACTGCCTTCCCAGAGAGGCCACCACCACGGTCAGGAACTTCTGGAAAGCTGCCTGCTTTTCACCAGTGAAGGCATTACCCAACCGACCAGCAACCACAATGGTCAGGCAGTCAGACAGGAGCTGCAACACAACAAGCATcagaaaaaacatcaacaacatgaaAGGTTGGTCGTTTCTTGAATAATCGTTGAACATGAATAGTTTCCACAACTTTACCCTGAAGTTGTCGGGGTCCACGTGCAGTTTCTCCGAGTGCAGCACGCTCAGCTCGGCGTAGGTTTCCTTGATGTTGTCCATGTTCTTCAGTCCCCGGTCCAGACCGTGGAGGATAGTTGTTCCGTGTTTAGCAACCATTGGATTTCCAATGATAGCAGCAGCGTTGTAGAGGTTTCCAAAGTTACCAAAATACCTCTGAGTCCAGGGGTAGACGACCAGACACCTGAGGAGACAAGTAAACATCAATGATAGAGGGTTAGATTAGAAGATGAAATCTGTgtgccaagaaaaaaaaaaaaaagtgattatcTGAAACATATCGtacacaataacaaaacataatcCTGATCCCTAAATATAGTCAAGGGTTTCACAAAAATTATGTCTTGAACACGCCCTTTGCAAAATTGTAAAGACTCACCTGGAAAGAGCTGCAGGGCCCACGACCTCATACTCCATGTTGGAGAAGATTTCCTGGATGGTGGCGCGCTCGAAGTCTGTCCATTCAACCATTTTGACGGCTTTAGGTTTTCCTGTGCAAGTCAGTAGATCCTGTGCTCTCTGACACCAGAAGCAACTTTTAAAGCAACCCTGCTCCCCTCCCACAAGCAGGCGATTGGATGCGCGGTGGGCTGGACAAGTACTTTGTTATGAATTTGGAAGAATGATAAGAGGAGGGCGTACCTGCTCCACCTAGATTATCTCCTGAGATAGAAGAAATGCTAAGAGTCTGGCCTCAAACAATACCCCTCATGGCCCCACAGAGCCCAGCCATTTATCAATGCAAAGTAAATACCAAGTGTGTTTTAAGAGGCAATAATGTGAAAACTGTTTTCAATCTTTACTGaggcttatttattttttatgccaGTATCTTTTGGTCACACAGGCGCAAATTCAAGAGATCACAAAGAGTTggcatcagcatcagcacctTGGACAGCGATCTTTAAATTGAACTGCAGAATGTTGAATGATCACCTGAATCATTTCTTCTTTCAGTGCAGTGCAAACATtagttgtactttacttgaacattttgatttcatgctactttctacttctactccactgcttttactccactacgtttatttgataactttagttactttgcagatgtAGATTATTAactaataactatatataactaataacagcagtatataaagtaattaaaattagcCCCACTTTTACCAATGATTAttacatcaataattataaccCAGTGATTAATATATATGAATCTGAAATAGTcatgctacttttacttttgggactttaagcatattttgatgctaatacttatttactttaataagattttgaatgcaggacttttacttgtaacagagtatgtttacaCTGTATTAtagctacttttactcaagtaaaatatctgagtccttcttccaccactgtgtcAGTGACATTTAGATTGTATTTCTTAAGTATACAAATAATGCAGATGATTTGAAAATATTGTGTCAAATTCACAGAAGCTCCAGAGTCATCATGACAAGATTTTTTGTTTATCTCGTGGAGGCTGCACCCCAACACGCCTTGCGCAGCATATCTTGGAGGAGGTTCTGGGTGTGTCCATGCTTTGTTTCAAGTATAAAAACCTTCACTGTTTGGGCTCATCACGGCATTCAGCTACACTCATTCAACCGACAAGATGACCAGTCTCACTGCTAGGGATAAGGACACAGTCAGAGCCTTCTGGGGTAAGGTCTCTGGAAAGGCGGAGGACATCGGCACCCAAGCTGTGGCCAGGTAAATATAACCAAAAACTGATGCTCCaacatttattgattaatttataTACGCATCACTCACTCACTTTATTTTCCCTCCAGGATGCTGGTGGTGTACCCGCAGACCAAGACTTACTTCGCCCACTGGAAGGACCAGAGCCCCACCTCTGCCTCTGCGAAGAAGCACGGAATAACCGTGATGGGTGGAGTTGCAGATGCTGTGACCAAAATTGACGACCTGAAAGGAGGTCTTCTGAACCTCAGTGAGCTGCATGCCTTCACTCTGCGTGTGGACCCTGCCAACTTCAAGGTGCAGAGCCAAAGTTATTTCAATATAATAGTCTGTAATGTATATGAAGTGTTCCTCACACTTAGGGCGCTGAGGAGATAAAAACTACATATATGTAACATGTGTGATTGTCTTTGTCACAGATTATCTCCCACTGCATCCTTGTGGTCATGGCCATCATGTTCCCCACCGATTTCACCCCTGAGGTCCACATGTCTCTGGACAAGTTCCTGGCTGCTCTGGCTCTGGCCCTGGCTGAGAAGTACCGATAAACAGCAGGAGAAGATGGTGGAGACTGCAGCATGAGCTCGCTCtgcatataataaataaaaattaatgaaaataaacaaaacgtTTTGGGACTTTTTTGTGATGATTTTTGTTATACAGAATATTGGTTTACATCAAAAGTCAGCTGTTGTTTAAGCCTTTTCAGCAATACTCGTGGTATTACATTAGCAGCTCCCAGAACCTCCTTTGCTGCCCAGTTACCCAGAGCCGCCTCCTTTGCTGCCCAGCTAACCAGAGCCGCTTCCTTTGCTTGCCCAGCTACCCAGAGCCGCCTCCTTCGCTGCCCAGCTACCAAGAGCCTCCTCTACTGCCCAGCTACCCAGAG from Sebastes fasciatus isolate fSebFas1 chromosome 13, fSebFas1.pri, whole genome shotgun sequence encodes the following:
- the LOC141781586 gene encoding hemoglobin embryonic subunit alpha-like isoform X1, whose protein sequence is MVFCCSSLVVLPSQRGHHHGQELLESCLLFTSEGITQPTSNHNGQAVRQELQHNKHQKKHQQHESYTHSTDKMTSLTARDKDTVRAFWGKVSGKAEDIGTQAVARMLVVYPQTKTYFAHWKDQSPTSASAKKHGITVMGGVADAVTKIDDLKGGLLNLSELHAFTLRVDPANFKIISHCILVVMAIMFPTDFTPEVHMSLDKFLAALALALAEKYR
- the LOC141781586 gene encoding hemoglobin embryonic subunit alpha-like isoform X2 produces the protein MTSLTARDKDTVRAFWGKVSGKAEDIGTQAVARMLVVYPQTKTYFAHWKDQSPTSASAKKHGITVMGGVADAVTKIDDLKGGLLNLSELHAFTLRVDPANFKIISHCILVVMAIMFPTDFTPEVHMSLDKFLAALALALAEKYR
- the LOC141781587 gene encoding hemoglobin embryonic subunit alpha-like isoform X1 — protein: MVFCCSSLVVLPSQRGHHHGQELLESCLLFTSEGITQPTSNHNGQAVRQELQHNKHQKKHQQHESYTHSTDKMTSLTARDKDTVRAFWGKVSGKAEDIGTQAVARMLVVYPQTKTYFAHWKDQSPTSASAKKHGITVMGGVADAVTKIDDLKGGLLNLSELHAFTLRVDPANFKIISHCILVVMAIMFPTDFTPEVHMSLDKFLAALALALAEKYR
- the LOC141781587 gene encoding hemoglobin embryonic subunit alpha-like isoform X2, producing the protein MTSLTARDKDTVRAFWGKVSGKAEDIGTQAVARMLVVYPQTKTYFAHWKDQSPTSASAKKHGITVMGGVADAVTKIDDLKGGLLNLSELHAFTLRVDPANFKIISHCILVVMAIMFPTDFTPEVHMSLDKFLAALALALAEKYR